Proteins encoded in a region of the Streptomyces sp. NBC_01471 genome:
- a CDS encoding serine hydrolase, translating to MSQAMWCSVRFRAAVAVSLPALVLASLSPAARADSPPAPQPAANSGQSALYRTGVQVASGVARPPAATALSWMVTDLRTGRVLAARNAHRQLPPASTLKTLFALTVLPKFPPQEVHRTAETDLTGLQPGSSLVGMKEGTRYTVADLWRGVFLASGNDAVHTLAVMNGGVPATIKDMQATARRIGARDTVVKSADGYDTPGQHSSAYDLSVIARAGLTNAEFRRFASTRTARFPASGGPGAFGIQNTNRLLVGSHGVVQYPGLLGVKNGYTTEAGNTLVTAAERNGRTLLVTVMNPQSGQPNDAYNETRSLLDWGFATSPTASPVSVLPGLTPARPTSPAGTPAPAEHTPPVAASQTSHVTVSGWTAFVFAGGVAAAALACALLIARRRARRQGGQA from the coding sequence ATGTCGCAAGCGATGTGGTGTTCTGTCAGGTTCCGTGCGGCCGTGGCCGTTTCCCTGCCCGCACTGGTGCTCGCCTCCCTCTCCCCGGCCGCGCGGGCCGACAGCCCGCCCGCGCCGCAACCGGCCGCGAACAGCGGGCAGTCCGCGCTGTACCGCACCGGCGTCCAGGTCGCTTCGGGGGTCGCCAGACCACCCGCGGCGACAGCCCTGTCGTGGATGGTGACCGACCTGCGGACCGGCCGGGTGCTGGCGGCCAGGAACGCGCACCGGCAGCTGCCGCCGGCCAGCACGCTCAAGACGCTCTTCGCGCTGACCGTGCTGCCGAAGTTCCCGCCCCAGGAGGTGCACCGGACAGCGGAGACCGACCTCACCGGGCTCCAGCCGGGGAGCAGCCTGGTCGGGATGAAGGAGGGCACCCGGTACACGGTCGCCGATCTGTGGCGGGGTGTGTTCCTGGCGTCGGGCAACGACGCGGTGCACACCCTCGCGGTGATGAACGGCGGCGTACCGGCCACCATCAAGGACATGCAGGCCACCGCCCGCCGGATCGGGGCGCGGGACACCGTCGTGAAATCCGCCGACGGATACGACACCCCGGGGCAGCACTCCTCCGCGTACGACCTGTCCGTGATCGCCCGCGCGGGTCTGACCAATGCGGAGTTCCGGCGGTTCGCCTCGACCAGGACGGCGCGCTTCCCGGCCTCGGGCGGTCCCGGCGCGTTCGGCATCCAGAACACCAACCGGCTGCTCGTGGGGTCGCACGGCGTCGTGCAGTACCCCGGCCTGCTCGGGGTCAAGAACGGCTACACGACCGAGGCGGGCAACACCCTGGTCACCGCCGCCGAGCGGAACGGGCGCACCCTTCTGGTGACCGTCATGAACCCGCAGTCGGGGCAGCCGAACGACGCCTACAACGAGACGCGGTCCCTGCTGGACTGGGGCTTCGCCACGTCGCCCACCGCGTCCCCGGTCAGCGTGCTGCCCGGCCTCACCCCGGCACGGCCCACCTCCCCCGCCGGGACCCCGGCGCCCGCGGAGCACACACCTCCGGTCGCGGCGTCGCAGACCTCGCACGTCACGGTCTCCGGCTGGACGGCGTTCGTCTTCGCCGGCGGGGTGGCCGCGGCCGCGCTGGCCTGCGCCCTGCTGATCGCACGGCGCCGGGCGCGCAGGCAGGGCGGGCAGGCCTGA
- a CDS encoding glutathione peroxidase: MSLYDVPLRTLTGDATSLADYRGKAVLLVNVASKCGLTPQYAGLEKLQQQYGERGFAVIGVPCNQFAGQEPGSAEEIQTFCSATYGVTFPMLEKADVNGAGQHPLYAELTQVADEAGEAGDVQWNFEKFLISPAGEVVARIRPRTEPEAPEVVAAIEAQLPA; encoded by the coding sequence ATGAGCCTGTACGACGTCCCCCTGCGCACCCTGACCGGCGACGCGACCTCCCTGGCCGACTACCGGGGCAAGGCGGTGCTGCTGGTGAACGTGGCGTCCAAGTGCGGTCTCACCCCGCAGTACGCCGGTCTCGAAAAGCTTCAGCAGCAGTACGGGGAGCGCGGCTTCGCCGTCATCGGCGTGCCCTGCAATCAGTTCGCCGGACAGGAGCCGGGCAGCGCGGAGGAGATCCAGACCTTCTGCTCGGCCACCTACGGGGTGACGTTCCCGATGCTGGAGAAGGCCGACGTCAACGGCGCCGGGCAGCACCCGCTGTACGCGGAGCTGACGCAGGTGGCCGACGAGGCCGGTGAGGCCGGGGACGTCCAGTGGAACTTCGAGAAGTTCCTGATCTCCCCGGCGGGTGAGGTCGTTGCCCGGATCCGCCCGCGTACCGAGCCGGAGGCGCCGGAGGTCGTGGCGGCCATCGAGGCGCAGCTTCCGGCCTGA
- a CDS encoding acyl-CoA dehydrogenase family protein, protein MAEFTLELNDDQKEVRDWIHGFAADVIRPAAAEWDEREETPWPVIQEAAKVGIYSLDFYAQQFFDPTGLGIPMAMEELFWGDAGIALSIVGTGLAAVGVLANGTEEQIGTWIPQMYGDVDDVKVAAFCSSEPDAGSDVAAMRTRAVYDAAKDEWVLNGTKTWATNGGIANVHVVVAVVDPEAGSRGHASFIVPPGTPGLSQGQKFKKHGIRASHTAEVVLEDVRVPGHCLLGGKEKLDERLARARERAKQGGGERVKNAAMATFEASRPAVGAMAVGTARAAYEVALDYAKTRSQFGRPIIDNQGVAFQLADMRTQIDAARLLVWRASWMASANKPFTAAEGSMSKLYASETAKKVTAQAIQILGGNGYTREYPVERMHRDAAIYTIFEGTSEIQRLVIARTLSGTPIR, encoded by the coding sequence ATGGCCGAGTTCACGCTCGAACTCAACGATGACCAGAAGGAGGTCCGCGACTGGATCCACGGATTCGCCGCGGACGTCATCCGCCCGGCTGCCGCCGAGTGGGACGAGCGTGAGGAGACGCCCTGGCCGGTGATCCAGGAGGCGGCCAAGGTCGGCATCTACTCGCTCGACTTCTACGCCCAGCAGTTCTTCGACCCGACCGGTCTCGGCATCCCCATGGCCATGGAGGAGCTCTTCTGGGGCGACGCGGGCATCGCCTTGTCGATCGTCGGTACGGGTCTGGCCGCCGTCGGTGTCCTCGCCAACGGCACCGAGGAGCAGATCGGCACCTGGATCCCGCAGATGTACGGCGACGTGGACGACGTCAAGGTCGCGGCCTTCTGCTCGTCCGAGCCCGACGCCGGCTCGGACGTCGCCGCGATGCGCACCCGCGCGGTCTACGACGCGGCCAAGGACGAGTGGGTGCTCAACGGCACCAAGACATGGGCGACCAACGGCGGCATCGCCAACGTCCATGTCGTGGTCGCCGTCGTCGACCCCGAGGCCGGCTCCAGGGGCCACGCCTCGTTCATCGTCCCGCCGGGGACGCCGGGCCTCTCGCAGGGCCAGAAGTTCAAGAAGCACGGCATCCGCGCCTCCCACACGGCCGAGGTCGTCCTGGAGGACGTCCGGGTGCCCGGCCACTGCCTGCTCGGCGGCAAGGAGAAGCTGGACGAGCGGCTGGCCCGTGCCCGGGAGCGCGCGAAGCAGGGCGGCGGCGAGCGCGTGAAGAACGCGGCGATGGCCACCTTCGAGGCCTCCCGCCCGGCGGTCGGCGCCATGGCGGTCGGCACCGCACGGGCCGCGTACGAGGTCGCGCTGGACTATGCGAAGACCCGCAGCCAGTTCGGCCGCCCGATCATCGACAACCAGGGCGTCGCCTTCCAGCTCGCCGACATGCGGACGCAGATCGACGCGGCCCGCCTGCTGGTCTGGCGGGCCTCCTGGATGGCATCGGCGAACAAGCCGTTCACCGCCGCCGAGGGCTCCATGTCCAAGCTGTACGCGAGCGAGACGGCCAAGAAGGTCACCGCCCAGGCCATCCAGATCCTCGGGGGCAACGGCTACACCCGTGAGTACCCGGTCGAGCGGATGCACCGCGATGCCGCGATCTACACCATCTTCGAGGGCACCAGCGAGATCCAGCGCCTGGTGATCGCCCGGACCCTGTCGGGCACGCCGATCCGCTGA
- a CDS encoding TetR family transcriptional regulator has protein sequence MGTTQATRATQAAQQRSAHSRRRELLEAADRVVLRDGPKASMNAIAAEAGITKPILYRHFGDKGGLYRALAKRHTDALLSALRAALDAPAGRRERVEATLDTYLAAIEARPQVYRFLMHPADDSQQPEQAFDVGLHSAPLLRRLGEELAKVIAERVDLGPDSEQLARVWGHGIVGMMHAAGDWWLGERPCSRAQLVSSLADLLWGRLSAATDRAGGPGF, from the coding sequence ATGGGGACCACACAGGCCACACGTGCAACACAGGCCGCGCAACAGCGCTCGGCCCACAGCCGTCGCCGGGAACTCCTGGAGGCAGCCGACCGGGTCGTACTGCGGGACGGGCCGAAGGCGTCCATGAACGCCATCGCCGCCGAGGCCGGGATCACCAAGCCCATCCTCTACCGGCACTTCGGCGACAAGGGCGGCCTCTACCGCGCACTCGCCAAGCGCCACACGGACGCACTGCTGAGCGCGCTGCGGGCCGCGCTGGACGCTCCGGCCGGCCGCCGTGAGCGCGTCGAGGCCACGCTGGACACCTATCTCGCGGCGATCGAGGCCAGACCGCAGGTCTACCGCTTCCTGATGCATCCGGCCGACGACAGCCAGCAGCCCGAGCAGGCCTTCGACGTGGGGCTGCACTCGGCGCCGCTGCTGCGCAGGCTCGGCGAGGAACTGGCCAAGGTGATCGCCGAACGCGTCGACCTCGGACCCGACAGCGAACAGCTGGCGCGGGTCTGGGGCCACGGCATCGTCGGGATGATGCATGCGGCGGGCGACTGGTGGCTCGGCGAACGGCCCTGCTCCCGGGCGCAGTTGGTCAGCAGTCTCGCCGATCTCCTCTGGGGCAGGCTCTCCGCGGCCACCGACCGTGCGGGCGGACCGGGTTTCTGA